One Alkaliphilus sp. B6464 genomic window carries:
- a CDS encoding TDT family transporter yields MGRIIKKVPIPMAGLMLGLAALGNLIQSYGDVYRNILGGISAVLLLLLILKIVADPKGVKESMDNPVVASVSPTLSMGIMLLATYIKPYYPSVSYGMWIVGLGLHVVLILYFTKKYLLNFNIKKVFPSWFIVYVGIVVGSVTAPAYNQAIIGQYLFWFGFISYLVLLPIVIYRIVKVKGIPEPALPTIAIFAAPASLCLAGYINSFPNKNMGIVGFLAALSLIMLAAVLLYMPKLLKLPFYPSYSSYTFPLVISGVAIKLTNGFLAKSGNPIAWLKPIVKFEEVIAVLFVLYVLIKYIQFLFSSPKATTVKA; encoded by the coding sequence ATGGGGCGAATCATTAAAAAAGTACCTATACCAATGGCAGGCTTAATGCTAGGTTTAGCTGCATTAGGCAACTTAATTCAATCCTATGGAGATGTGTATAGAAATATATTAGGAGGAATATCGGCAGTTTTGCTACTTTTACTTATACTAAAGATAGTTGCAGATCCTAAAGGAGTAAAAGAGAGCATGGATAATCCAGTTGTGGCTAGTGTAAGTCCCACTTTATCAATGGGAATTATGCTTTTAGCTACTTATATTAAACCATATTATCCTTCTGTTTCCTATGGTATGTGGATAGTAGGACTTGGACTACATGTTGTTTTAATACTTTACTTTACAAAGAAATACTTGTTAAATTTTAATATTAAAAAGGTTTTCCCAAGCTGGTTTATTGTTTATGTAGGAATTGTGGTAGGAAGCGTAACTGCACCTGCTTATAATCAAGCTATAATTGGACAGTATTTATTTTGGTTTGGATTTATTTCTTATTTAGTATTACTGCCAATTGTTATATATCGGATTGTAAAGGTAAAGGGAATTCCAGAACCTGCGCTACCTACTATAGCCATATTTGCGGCACCTGCTAGCCTTTGTTTAGCTGGATATATAAATTCTTTCCCCAATAAAAATATGGGTATTGTAGGATTTTTAGCGGCATTATCCTTAATTATGTTAGCAGCAGTCTTATTATATATGCCAAAACTATTAAAGCTTCCTTTTTATCCTAGTTATTCTTCATATACCTTCCCATTGGTAATTAGTGGAGTTGCAATTAAGCTTACTAACGGATTTTTAGCGAAATCAGGTAATCCGATAGCTTGGTTAAAACCTATTGTGAAGTTTGAGGAAGTTATAGCCGTATTATTTGTATTATATGTATTGATTAAGTATATTCAATTCCTGTTCTCAAGTCCAAAGGCAACAACTGTAAAAGCTTAA
- a CDS encoding helix-turn-helix domain-containing protein, with the protein MNLNYIISTNLRRLRTDRNLSLGQLSELSGVSKVMLSQIEKGESNPTINTIWKIAIGLNVPYTRLIDSPMNDAVIIRKSDCKKQSENKNSFVSYCYYTTNPNRSFELFKVELQPHCKHSSDGHNTKTQEYIFVIRGELTIRLTTEEYVLQEGDSIQFDCSLPHTFINNLDTVLEFTDIIYYY; encoded by the coding sequence ATGAACTTAAATTATATAATTTCTACAAATTTAAGGAGATTAAGAACGGATCGCAATCTTAGTCTCGGTCAGTTATCCGAGTTGTCAGGTGTCAGTAAGGTAATGCTCTCTCAGATAGAGAAAGGTGAGTCTAATCCAACTATTAACACAATTTGGAAGATTGCCATCGGTCTAAATGTGCCCTATACCCGACTGATCGATTCTCCAATGAACGATGCCGTTATCATCCGCAAGAGTGACTGTAAGAAGCAGTCAGAGAATAAGAATTCCTTTGTCTCCTACTGTTACTACACCACCAACCCCAACCGTAGTTTTGAATTATTTAAGGTTGAGCTGCAGCCTCATTGTAAGCATAGCTCTGACGGTCATAATACTAAAACTCAGGAATATATTTTTGTAATTCGGGGTGAATTGACAATTCGGCTGACTACAGAGGAATATGTGCTTCAAGAAGGTGACTCTATCCAATTTGACTGTTCCCTTCCACATACCTTTATCAATAATTTGGATACGGTTCTTGAATTTACAGATATAATTTATTACTACTAA
- a CDS encoding DMT family transporter, with translation MKKARIQFVLSMLIVGSMGLFVKNIPFSSAQIALVRGILGCAFIFVFGLLSSEKVSGEKIKANRWILIASGIALGGNWILLFQAYKYTTISNATICYYFAPVLVMILSPLILKESLNTLKVMCIVAALVGLVCIAGVSQTSGVNDFVGVLYGLVAAVLYATVIFLNKQLKDITGIESSIVQLGIAAVSLLPYVLLVDGIQLDKMTVKPIVLLLIVGVVHTGVVYLLYFSSMRELSGQSIAALSYIDPVVAIILATIFLHEKMTIVQLIGGILILGATFVNEIYG, from the coding sequence ATGAAGAAGGCAAGGATTCAATTTGTTTTGTCAATGCTGATTGTAGGAAGCATGGGTTTGTTTGTTAAGAACATTCCATTTTCATCTGCTCAGATTGCACTGGTAAGAGGCATATTGGGCTGTGCATTTATATTTGTGTTTGGCTTACTATCAAGTGAGAAAGTCAGTGGAGAGAAAATAAAAGCAAACCGATGGATTTTAATTGCTTCTGGTATTGCACTTGGAGGGAACTGGATTCTTCTTTTTCAGGCTTATAAGTACACAACCATATCTAATGCGACCATCTGCTATTACTTTGCTCCTGTACTTGTAATGATTCTGTCTCCATTGATTTTGAAAGAGTCACTCAATACATTAAAGGTGATGTGTATCGTTGCTGCCTTAGTTGGGCTAGTTTGTATTGCAGGTGTAAGCCAGACATCAGGTGTAAATGATTTTGTAGGTGTTCTGTACGGTCTTGTAGCGGCGGTTCTATATGCAACTGTCATATTCTTAAATAAGCAATTGAAGGATATTACAGGAATTGAAAGCTCTATTGTGCAATTGGGGATTGCAGCTGTATCACTGCTTCCGTATGTGCTTCTGGTTGATGGTATCCAGCTTGACAAAATGACAGTAAAGCCGATTGTGTTGCTTTTGATTGTAGGTGTCGTACATACCGGAGTTGTCTACCTATTATATTTTTCATCTATGAGAGAACTTTCTGGTCAGAGCATAGCAGCACTAAGTTATATTGATCCAGTAGTCGCCATCATTTTAGCTACCATATTTCTGCATGAAAAAATGACGATTGTGCAGCTAATTGGTGGGATTCTTATACTTGGGGCAACATTTGTAAATGAGATATATGGATAA
- a CDS encoding nucleotidyltransferase family protein, which produces MEGIILAGGLSTRLGTNKLLLNINGSTVIERCICGMRDLCSRIIVVGGHSSKDIKHILNKYPKVELIDNPNYLDGMFSSVKMGFSHIVGERVFLIPGDYPVVDKQTYIDMLKIDEDIVIPTYNGRKGHPLLMKSYLIEELSKDHTCKTLRDFTTKKGFASINVTDPGILMDIDTIEDYKKVLMYFQTKD; this is translated from the coding sequence GTGGAAGGAATAATTTTAGCTGGTGGATTATCAACGAGATTAGGTACTAATAAATTACTACTAAACATAAATGGATCCACTGTAATCGAGAGATGTATTTGTGGAATGCGTGATCTATGCTCGAGAATCATAGTAGTAGGTGGTCATAGTTCAAAAGATATAAAGCATATATTGAATAAATATCCTAAAGTAGAATTAATTGATAATCCTAATTATTTAGATGGTATGTTTAGTTCGGTAAAAATGGGATTTAGTCATATTGTAGGAGAAAGAGTATTTCTAATTCCTGGAGACTATCCTGTAGTTGATAAACAAACTTACATAGATATGTTAAAAATTGATGAAGACATAGTCATTCCTACATACAATGGAAGGAAAGGTCATCCATTATTGATGAAAAGCTATTTAATAGAAGAATTATCAAAAGATCATACTTGTAAAACCTTACGTGATTTTACTACTAAAAAAGGATTCGCGTCTATAAATGTTACAGACCCTGGTATACTAATGGATATAGATACTATTGAGGACTACAAAAAGGTTCTTATGTATTTTCAAACAAAGGATTAG
- a CDS encoding (2Fe-2S)-binding protein: MLKILNATVLTLNINGEDRKIIAEPSDILLHTLRKELGLTSVKPGCENGDCGACTVLVDGWPIKACLMLTVEAVGKKILTVEGLKDAPIQKAFVENWGFQCGYCTSGFLMVCHALSNIHPNANDYVIQEWLQSNLCRCTGYEEIENAIKSILNSEV, translated from the coding sequence ATGCTTAAAATTTTAAATGCTACCGTCTTAACCCTAAATATAAATGGAGAAGATAGAAAAATAATTGCTGAGCCCTCCGATATTTTATTGCACACTCTACGAAAAGAACTTGGCCTTACTAGTGTAAAGCCTGGCTGCGAAAATGGAGACTGCGGCGCCTGTACTGTTTTAGTAGATGGCTGGCCTATAAAAGCTTGCCTTATGCTTACCGTAGAGGCCGTAGGAAAGAAAATCCTTACTGTGGAAGGACTAAAAGATGCTCCTATTCAAAAAGCCTTTGTTGAAAATTGGGGTTTCCAATGTGGTTACTGCACTTCTGGATTTTTAATGGTTTGTCATGCACTTTCAAATATTCATCCTAATGCAAATGATTATGTAATACAAGAGTGGCTTCAGTCTAATTTATGTAGATGCACAGGATATGAAGAGATTGAAAATGCTATAAAGTCAATTTTGAATAGTGAGGTTTAA
- a CDS encoding FAD binding domain-containing protein, producing the protein MIPFDFEYYKPETVEEAVNLFNKLKTIGKKPIYYGGGTEFISMARMHNVYTEGVIDIKGIPECNIHQLRNNELIIGSAVTLTNIAELNLFPLLSLTVKRIADHTIQGKITLGGNLAATIIYREAILPLLVTDSEIVIAGIDGNKRVPLREVFDKQIQLTEGEMIVKVIIDNQFLSLPYIHVKRTKNEKIDYPLITIAALKNNNNINIAFSGLCEYPFRSSLIEDILNDNLISIDERINTAINNIPSQILNDISGSSEYRKFILNTMLHETLNKFEVIS; encoded by the coding sequence ATGATACCTTTTGATTTTGAATATTATAAACCAGAAACAGTGGAAGAGGCTGTTAATCTATTTAACAAATTAAAAACTATAGGAAAAAAGCCCATCTATTATGGGGGTGGAACAGAATTTATTAGTATGGCTAGAATGCACAATGTATATACGGAGGGAGTCATCGATATTAAAGGTATCCCAGAATGCAATATACATCAATTGAGAAATAACGAACTAATAATTGGTTCAGCTGTAACGCTTACCAATATTGCCGAATTAAACCTTTTCCCTCTGCTTAGTTTAACCGTTAAAAGAATAGCAGATCATACAATACAAGGAAAAATTACACTTGGTGGTAATTTAGCCGCTACCATAATATATCGTGAGGCTATACTACCCCTTTTAGTGACAGATAGTGAAATAGTAATAGCAGGTATAGACGGAAACAAAAGAGTGCCCTTAAGGGAAGTATTTGATAAACAGATTCAGCTTACCGAAGGAGAGATGATTGTTAAAGTAATTATAGATAATCAATTTCTTTCTCTACCTTATATACATGTAAAGAGAACAAAAAATGAGAAGATAGATTACCCTCTAATTACAATAGCTGCTTTGAAAAATAATAATAATATAAATATTGCTTTCAGTGGTTTGTGTGAATACCCTTTTAGATCGTCTTTAATTGAAGATATTTTAAACGATAATTTAATTTCTATAGATGAAAGAATAAATACGGCTATTAACAATATACCTAGTCAGATATTAAACGATATTAGTGGTTCTTCGGAATATAGAAAATTTATACTAAATACAATGTTACATGAGACCTTAAATAAATTTGAGGTGATAAGTTAA